A stretch of the Cottoperca gobio chromosome 2, fCotGob3.1, whole genome shotgun sequence genome encodes the following:
- the LOC115019674 gene encoding gap junction gamma-1 protein-like produces the protein MSWSFLTRLLDEISNHSTFVGKVWLTVFIIFRIVLTAVGGETIYYDEQSKFVCNTQQPGCENVCYDAFAPLSHVRFWIFQVILITTPTIMYLGFAMHKIARMDDSEYRPIRTQKKRMPIVSRGAVRDYEEAEDNGEEDPMIAEEIEQDKPDKVEKTSEKKHDGRRRILRDGLMKVYVCQLLWRTSFEVAFLFGQYVLYGFEVMPSYVCTRSPCPHTVDCFVSRPTEKTIFLLVMYVVSVLCLLLTIFEIVHLGFSGIRDTFRQRATLNSNAPLSSSSRSMPTAPPGYHATMKKEKLKGDLRNSPMVDSGRESFGDEVPSSRELERLRRHLKLAQQHLDLAYQADEGNPSRSNSPEVNTAAQTAAEQNRLNFAQEKQGEASEKGIHA, from the exons ATGAGTTGGAGCTTCCTAACTCGTCTGCTGGATGAGATCTCTAACCACTCCACCTTCGTGGGAAAGGTCTGGCTGACGGTGTTCATCATCTTCCGCATCGTGCTGACAGCCGTCGGTGGAGAAACCATCTACTACGATGAACAGAGTAAATTTGTCTGCAACACGCAACAGCCTGGGTGTGAGAACGTGTGCTACGACGCGTTTGCTCCGCTCTCACACGTACGATTCTGGATCTTTCAG GTGATCTTGATCACCACGCCCACCATTATGTACCTGGGCTTCGCCATGCACAAGATCGCCCGCATGGACGACAGCGAGTACCGGCCCATTCGGACCCAGAAGAAGCGGATGCCCATCGTCAGCCGTGGAGCAGTTCGAGACTACGAGGAGGCGGAGGACAACGGCGAGGAAGACCCCATGATCGCTGAAGAGATTGAACAAGACAAGCCCGACAAAGTAGAAAAAA CCTCAGAGAAAAAGCATGATGGTCGGCGGCGGATCCTGCGCGACGGCCTGATGAAAGTCTACGTGTGCCAGCTGCTGTGGCGCACTTCTTTCGAGGTCGCCTTCCTTTTTGGCCAGTACGTCCTCTACGGCTTTGAGGTGATGCCTTCCTATGTCTGCACACGCTCACCGTGCCCGCACACTGTGGACTGCTTTGTGTCCCGCCCCACGGAGAAGACCATCTTCCTGCTGGTGATGTACGTCGTGTCTGTACTCTGTCTGCTCCTCACCATCTTTGAAATCGTCCATTTGGGGTTCAGTGGCATCCGTGACACCTTCCGGCAGCGGGCCACGCTGAACTCGAATGCCCCGCTTTCGTCCTCCTCCCGATCCATGCCTACAGCGCCACCGGGATACCACGCCACCATGAAGAAGGAGAAACTGAAAGGAGACCTGAGGAACTCGCCAATGGTCGATTCTGGGCGGGAGAGTTTTGGGGATGAGGTGCCGTCGTCTCGGGAGCTGGAGCGGTTGAGGAGGCACCTGAAGCTGGCCCAGCAGCACCTGGACCTGGCCTACCAGGCTGATGAAGGAAACCCTTCACGAAGCAACAGCCCCGAGGTCAACACTGCTGCCCAgactgcagcagagcagaaccGCCTCAACTTTGCCCAGGAAAAGCAGGGGGAGGCCAGCGAGAAAG GAATACATGCCTGA